A window of Lacibacter sediminis contains these coding sequences:
- a CDS encoding uracil-DNA glycosylase family protein, whose product MKRGRPRKHQSWDNRVETHPWKRFPEIDNDATQLILGSFPPNKFTDYPNRLSRCDEQFFYGSKDNAFWDLFIVAKDLALRWPDHLEGLKNWLSTNKWIISDILLTTTRKKDSATDSDLVPVKWNTEVINRILTNNPIQTILFTSNWVKNKFDQEVKKELSAFTGSYREVVLISPSPAGLISTEWAKKELPILDGEDLESYRQRYYQWALNEP is encoded by the coding sequence ATGAAACGAGGCAGACCAAGAAAGCATCAGTCATGGGACAATAGGGTTGAAACTCATCCCTGGAAAAGATTCCCTGAGATAGATAATGACGCTACACAGTTAATCCTTGGTAGCTTTCCTCCGAATAAATTTACCGACTATCCAAACCGGCTCTCAAGATGTGATGAGCAGTTTTTTTATGGCAGCAAGGACAATGCTTTCTGGGATCTGTTTATTGTTGCAAAAGATTTAGCGTTACGCTGGCCGGATCATTTGGAGGGGCTTAAAAATTGGCTTTCAACAAACAAATGGATTATAAGCGATATTTTATTGACCACAACAAGAAAAAAGGATTCTGCTACTGATTCCGATTTAGTGCCTGTCAAATGGAATACAGAAGTGATTAATCGGATACTTACAAATAATCCAATTCAAACAATACTGTTCACGAGTAACTGGGTGAAGAATAAGTTTGATCAAGAAGTGAAGAAGGAATTATCAGCATTTACCGGATCATACCGTGAAGTTGTATTGATATCACCATCGCCAGCAGGATTAATAAGTACTGAATGGGCAAAAAAGGAACTTCCAATCTTAGATGGAGAGGATTTAGAGTCATACCGTCAACGCTATTATCAATGGGCATTAAATGAGCCCTAA
- a CDS encoding DUF1643 domain-containing protein: protein MKNHLNDKWLYEINADNSARYLLGTVGKKPLICFGINPSTAEPNKLDSTLRSVERLCISNGHDSWFMLNIYPQRATNPDGLHHDLDLNLHQNNLKIIKSLFEDSSQRIIWAAWGTLIEKRPYLIHCLADILKCTPTFNTNWITIGNISKKGHPHHPLYLSSANKPKPFDIHKYVKDRIR, encoded by the coding sequence ATGAAGAACCATTTAAACGACAAGTGGCTTTATGAAATAAATGCTGACAATTCAGCAAGATATCTTCTCGGTACCGTTGGGAAAAAACCATTGATTTGTTTCGGTATTAACCCCAGCACGGCTGAGCCAAATAAGCTTGATAGTACATTGAGATCAGTTGAAAGACTATGCATCTCAAACGGACATGATAGCTGGTTTATGTTGAACATCTACCCACAAAGAGCAACCAACCCAGACGGGCTACATCATGATCTTGATCTCAACCTTCACCAAAACAATCTAAAAATCATCAAGAGCTTATTCGAAGATTCTTCGCAACGAATTATTTGGGCAGCGTGGGGAACACTTATTGAGAAGCGCCCTTACTTAATACATTGTTTAGCGGATATATTAAAATGCACTCCGACTTTCAATACCAACTGGATCACCATTGGAAATATATCAAAAAAAGGCCACCCACACCATCCCTTATATCTCAGCTCAGCCAACAAACCAAAACCATTTGACATTCATAAATATGTCAAGGACAGAATTCGATGA
- a CDS encoding vWA domain-containing protein — translation MAYTAEISRTNPSCFLFLIDQSGSMSDNFVATQKPKSQAVADAINKLLQQLVIKCAKSEGVRDYYHIGVIGYNADGVKPAFTGAIAGKELVPISEIAKTPARVEERNKKIDDGAGGLITTTIKFPIWFDAINNGGTPMKEAFQKANGIIDSWLADHPDCFPPVVINITDGESTDGSPIEEMDKLKGKASSDGSVILFNIHASARANNIISFCGSSTTLPDQYAEMLFQGASPLPEFMMTVGKQEYGLNLAEDARAFVLNADPELLITAIDIGTRPSNALALR, via the coding sequence ATGGCATACACAGCCGAAATTAGCAGAACCAACCCTAGTTGTTTTCTATTTCTTATTGATCAATCGGGCTCAATGAGTGACAACTTTGTGGCAACCCAAAAACCCAAATCACAAGCGGTAGCTGATGCCATAAATAAGCTTTTACAACAACTTGTAATTAAATGTGCAAAATCAGAGGGCGTGAGAGACTACTACCACATTGGCGTTATCGGGTATAATGCAGATGGCGTAAAACCAGCATTTACTGGGGCAATTGCTGGTAAAGAATTAGTGCCAATTTCTGAAATTGCAAAAACGCCTGCAAGAGTTGAAGAACGTAACAAGAAAATTGATGATGGCGCAGGAGGCTTAATCACTACTACTATTAAATTTCCTATTTGGTTTGATGCAATCAACAACGGAGGAACGCCAATGAAAGAAGCATTTCAAAAAGCCAATGGAATTATTGACAGTTGGTTGGCTGACCATCCGGATTGCTTTCCCCCAGTTGTTATAAATATTACAGATGGGGAAAGTACTGATGGCAGTCCGATAGAAGAAATGGACAAATTAAAAGGCAAAGCATCATCAGATGGTAGTGTAATACTATTTAATATTCACGCATCAGCACGTGCAAATAACATTATCTCATTTTGTGGTTCTTCAACTACACTCCCTGACCAATATGCAGAAATGCTTTTTCAAGGTGCGTCACCACTTCCAGAGTTTATGATGACTGTCGGCAAACAAGAATATGGATTAAATCTCGCAGAAGATGCTAGGGCATTTGTTTTAAATGCAGACCCTGAGTTATTAATCACTGCAATTGATATTGGAACAAGACCAAGTAATGCTCTTGCTTTAAGATAA
- a CDS encoding uracil-DNA glycosylase family protein, translating into MPINTQAILKHYRKRFPFERFYDNLVNNIATWPAYHLKSETFLQGYESQNKTTQQAEKIITGSNDIRVDLPVWFGNLSSPVRIAVMGLEPRNSDPDGILNIERVGQYVFATPFALERPRGPYYAAFQDLLNSNNLFVYFTDVVKSYLVSGDKKNDDRIARQLFWKRAKEEEAFLVEELALINPTFIIALGNESFAFLSKLLSNKYQILKIRHPSQGGARIAREQLAKILQQP; encoded by the coding sequence ATGCCCATTAATACACAAGCCATCCTAAAGCATTACAGAAAACGATTCCCATTTGAAAGGTTTTATGATAACCTGGTAAATAACATTGCAACCTGGCCTGCATATCACTTAAAGAGTGAAACTTTTTTGCAAGGCTATGAATCGCAAAATAAAACGACCCAACAGGCTGAAAAGATAATTACAGGAAGTAATGATATTCGTGTTGATCTTCCGGTTTGGTTCGGTAATCTTTCTTCACCAGTTCGAATTGCTGTTATGGGTTTAGAACCAAGGAACAGCGATCCGGACGGGATCCTGAATATTGAACGGGTTGGGCAATATGTTTTTGCAACACCATTTGCACTTGAACGACCAAGAGGACCTTATTACGCCGCCTTTCAAGATCTGTTGAATAGTAACAATTTGTTTGTCTATTTTACTGATGTGGTAAAATCCTATTTAGTATCGGGCGATAAGAAGAATGATGACAGGATTGCCCGACAATTATTCTGGAAAAGAGCAAAAGAAGAGGAGGCTTTTTTGGTTGAAGAACTTGCACTTATCAATCCAACGTTTATCATTGCATTAGGTAATGAAAGTTTTGCTTTTCTCAGTAAGCTTTTAAGCAATAAGTATCAGATACTAAAAATAAGACACCCATCGCAAGGTGGTGCAAGAATAGCCAGAGAGCAACTTGCAAAAATTCTTCAGCAGCCGTGA
- a CDS encoding restriction endonuclease, translated as MAKNIKLKFENNQEHQNIAVNSVVNLFEGFSQNLIVNEFSSDIAPNIEPFYNLEENWLLDNLQAVQEANSLQPGLALDVDDGPMLDIDGYNTHRFPCFTVEMETGTGKTYAYLKTVFELNKRYGFRKFIIVVPSIAIYEGVYKTIEITKEHFKTLYGNTTMNAIKYDGQQIGKVKDFAVNPYINIMIMTIDAFNSKTNNLYKPTEKLPGEKKPYQYLQETKPIYILDESQNYLSPKSREALRTLNPLFAVNYSATPKEKPNLIYRLSPVDAFKLNLVKKIQVEGVTEQHNLNDKDLSVLLEEVVRNGNTIQATLKAHCMVNGAKQLKSITLKKNDDLFDKTKNPDFEGFLVEDINLKTQQVMFSNGSTLGNDQTQGITLSKTEIFRVQIEQTIKYHIERQKALRNKGIKVLSLFFIDRVDNYVQDDGIIKNLFDSAFDKLKHLDKHYAKLEARQVRQGYFAKKKNKKKEEEFVDTAIFNNDKTKDDKEAEKQAYELIMKNKEVLLNFSENVSFIFAHSALREGWDNPNVFQICTLNTATSENRKRQEIGRGLRLCVNQDGERVQEEGVNVLTVIANEHYEEYCNDLQKEYRESGDVAPTKPSNARKSDAKRNDKVFNSKEFKIFWDLLALKTDYEIKLDTDKLITECITKLNSPKTVFPESQIIITRGKFVITTFRFKLNKVSVGLAQIDITISDTNGVENVIKGEWYKVGYDFGTKKSKRLSGYKIVEIKEYKSDSVVHFGNGESLSLESDILHTDNKGHQSESITKQEAQTSYPVFNIIDRTSKETGITRPTVLQIFKGMEEDRKKHIFKNPEGFTSKFIEVIKEQLADHIAEGIEYKLTGELETYDFDEMFPSTKKFPQKELIDGSDNSLYDFVQIDSGVEERFVSNILVEDDRSGNIIGYFKFPPTFKVRIPKIIKNYNPDWGILRKSRDGKTSINLVRETKGSLIPEQLQWPSEKRKIKCAIKHFEKLGINYRQVTSDTLKYWENNKPTQSYRLDLEQENDHLLYDEGKI; from the coding sequence ATGGCAAAAAATATTAAACTGAAATTTGAAAATAACCAAGAGCATCAGAACATTGCTGTAAATAGTGTTGTTAATTTGTTTGAGGGCTTTTCGCAAAATCTAATCGTGAATGAGTTTAGTTCTGACATTGCTCCAAATATCGAGCCTTTTTATAATCTCGAAGAAAACTGGCTATTAGACAATCTACAAGCAGTACAGGAAGCAAATAGTTTGCAACCAGGTCTTGCGTTAGATGTAGATGATGGTCCCATGCTCGATATTGATGGGTATAATACGCACCGCTTTCCGTGCTTTACAGTAGAGATGGAAACCGGTACAGGTAAAACCTATGCTTATCTCAAAACGGTTTTTGAGCTTAACAAGCGTTATGGCTTCCGCAAATTCATCATTGTAGTGCCAAGTATTGCAATTTACGAAGGTGTTTATAAGACGATCGAGATCACCAAAGAGCATTTCAAAACATTGTATGGCAATACTACGATGAATGCCATCAAATACGATGGCCAACAGATTGGTAAGGTGAAAGATTTTGCAGTCAATCCTTATATCAACATCATGATCATGACGATTGATGCTTTCAATAGTAAAACGAATAACCTATACAAGCCAACAGAGAAATTACCAGGTGAAAAAAAGCCTTATCAATACCTGCAGGAAACAAAACCGATTTACATACTGGACGAAAGCCAGAATTATTTATCACCTAAAAGCAGGGAGGCATTACGAACACTCAATCCTTTATTTGCAGTTAATTATTCTGCCACACCAAAAGAAAAACCCAACCTTATTTATCGCCTCAGCCCGGTAGATGCATTTAAGCTAAACCTCGTAAAGAAAATACAGGTGGAAGGTGTAACAGAGCAACACAACCTAAATGATAAAGACCTGAGTGTTTTACTGGAAGAAGTTGTGAGAAATGGCAATACAATTCAGGCAACCCTGAAAGCTCACTGTATGGTGAACGGAGCTAAACAACTAAAGTCAATCACCCTCAAAAAGAACGATGATCTTTTTGATAAAACGAAGAATCCGGATTTTGAAGGGTTTCTTGTGGAAGATATAAACCTGAAAACGCAACAGGTAATGTTCTCGAATGGTTCTACGTTGGGGAATGATCAAACGCAGGGCATTACCCTATCTAAAACAGAAATATTCAGAGTACAGATTGAACAAACCATTAAGTACCATATCGAGCGTCAAAAAGCATTAAGAAATAAGGGGATAAAAGTATTATCGTTATTTTTTATTGATCGGGTTGATAATTATGTACAGGATGATGGAATTATTAAAAACCTTTTTGATAGTGCCTTTGATAAATTAAAGCATTTAGATAAGCATTATGCCAAGCTTGAAGCAAGACAAGTGAGACAAGGTTATTTTGCTAAAAAGAAAAATAAAAAGAAGGAAGAAGAGTTTGTTGACACTGCTATTTTCAATAATGACAAAACAAAGGATGATAAAGAAGCAGAGAAACAGGCGTACGAACTCATCATGAAGAATAAAGAAGTGCTGTTGAATTTCTCAGAAAATGTTTCATTCATTTTTGCTCACTCAGCATTAAGAGAAGGTTGGGATAATCCAAATGTTTTTCAGATTTGTACCCTTAATACGGCCACCTCAGAAAATCGTAAAAGGCAGGAGATTGGTCGTGGCCTTCGCCTCTGTGTAAACCAAGACGGTGAACGGGTACAGGAAGAAGGTGTGAATGTATTAACCGTGATAGCTAATGAGCATTATGAAGAGTATTGTAATGACCTGCAAAAAGAATATCGTGAAAGTGGTGATGTTGCACCAACCAAGCCTAGCAATGCCCGCAAAAGCGATGCAAAACGTAATGATAAAGTATTCAATTCTAAAGAGTTTAAAATCTTCTGGGATCTATTGGCACTTAAAACCGATTATGAAATAAAACTCGATACCGATAAACTGATTACGGAATGTATCACGAAACTAAACAGCCCGAAAACTGTTTTCCCGGAATCTCAGATTATCATTACCAGGGGAAAGTTTGTTATAACTACTTTTCGTTTCAAGCTAAATAAGGTATCAGTTGGGTTAGCTCAGATCGATATTACAATTTCAGATACGAATGGGGTTGAGAATGTTATCAAAGGTGAATGGTATAAAGTAGGGTATGATTTTGGAACCAAAAAAAGTAAGCGCCTCTCCGGTTACAAAATTGTTGAGATAAAAGAATACAAATCAGATAGTGTAGTTCACTTCGGCAACGGAGAATCACTCTCTCTGGAATCCGATATTTTGCACACTGATAATAAAGGGCATCAGTCAGAATCAATCACCAAGCAGGAGGCGCAAACCAGTTATCCAGTTTTTAACATCATTGATCGTACTAGCAAAGAGACAGGTATTACAAGGCCAACTGTATTGCAGATATTCAAAGGAATGGAAGAAGATAGAAAGAAGCATATTTTTAAGAATCCCGAAGGCTTTACAAGCAAATTCATAGAAGTAATAAAAGAACAATTGGCAGATCATATTGCTGAGGGAATCGAATACAAACTAACAGGTGAATTGGAAACGTACGATTTTGATGAAATGTTCCCTAGTACAAAAAAGTTTCCTCAAAAAGAATTGATTGATGGTTCAGACAATTCGTTATATGACTTTGTTCAAATTGATTCAGGAGTAGAAGAACGTTTTGTTTCAAATATCTTAGTTGAGGATGATAGAAGCGGAAATATTATTGGTTACTTCAAGTTCCCGCCAACCTTTAAAGTACGCATTCCTAAAATTATTAAGAACTATAATCCTGATTGGGGAATACTAAGGAAAAGTAGAGACGGCAAAACGTCGATCAATCTTGTGCGTGAAACGAAAGGTTCTTTGATTCCTGAGCAATTACAATGGCCAAGTGAAAAAAGAAAAATTAAATGCGCTATCAAACATTTTGAGAAGTTGGGAATCAATTACCGGCAGGTAACGTCGGATACACTCAAATATTGGGAAAACAATAAACCAACGCAATCGTATAGACTGGATCTGGAGCAAGAGAATGATCACCTATTATATGATGAAGGTAAAATTTAA
- a CDS encoding PP2C family serine/threonine-protein phosphatase gives MLTYKAKTYSTCKKGNSENENEDAFILTYPNDESVLKIAVSDGATESSFSQEWAELLVQYFSIFEFNNDTFFVEIYPSVRKQWLEKVHKRDLPWYAQEKLEMGAFATLIGTSISLLSGYCSISAIGDSNIIIYREGQVVLKFPLEKASDFGSSPFLLSSVQERNNRIDKFFFSQEIYKIQKGDLVFIGSDAISQWILWQEENSLNAYQTLLALFSGELDFVNWLNEQRSENRIKNDDTTIVLLKFE, from the coding sequence ATGCTAACATATAAAGCAAAAACATATAGTACTTGCAAAAAAGGCAATTCCGAAAATGAAAATGAAGATGCTTTTATATTAACTTACCCCAATGATGAAAGCGTCCTGAAAATTGCAGTTTCAGACGGTGCAACCGAAAGCTCGTTCTCCCAAGAATGGGCAGAACTGCTAGTGCAGTACTTTTCCATATTTGAATTTAATAATGATACATTTTTCGTTGAAATATATCCTTCTGTAAGAAAACAATGGCTCGAAAAAGTCCATAAGCGAGATTTGCCTTGGTATGCTCAAGAAAAGTTAGAAATGGGGGCATTTGCAACGCTAATCGGAACATCCATTTCTCTTTTATCAGGTTATTGCAGCATATCTGCCATAGGGGATAGTAACATTATTATTTATAGAGAAGGACAAGTTGTTTTAAAATTCCCTCTTGAAAAAGCAAGTGATTTTGGTTCCTCGCCATTCTTATTAAGTAGTGTTCAAGAAAGAAATAACCGCATTGATAAATTTTTCTTTTCCCAAGAAATATATAAAATTCAAAAGGGAGACTTAGTGTTTATTGGTTCAGATGCAATTTCTCAATGGATTTTGTGGCAAGAGGAAAATAGTTTGAATGCTTACCAAACATTATTGGCTTTATTTTCAGGAGAATTAGATTTTGTAAACTGGCTTAATGAACAGCGTAGTGAGAATAGAATTAAAAATGATGATACAACCATAGTGCTTTTAAAATTTGAATAA
- a CDS encoding P-loop NTPase family protein, with the protein MNEILDTGGALRTEAYKKLKVFLVNPGKFCLIILGERGTGKHYAIESVYKDISLTHTKEDCTVTLEFLSASKVPSNEKEIDDLFKKNENGILVIEDVEQLTDEKQELLFAALSTTDGKFGFNDKFNIRIVFTSAKDVDALREDKNQLQGIFWDRISQLVVEFPSYKDEAYNIHNDFKSTWIKMKFDKILRYKHFSDLPKNIALNRFLEEYADKFDGGFRDLDKLTCMYFNYRILRYGAIRKITEEIEKKIVQDIKNDFIGKSQLHSHSGNDLSIFQIKPGYIMDDLIGQFKIQLKKWGKKEYGTISLAEKKLGLGQGTMKNWTEKKVTKTHRAIFNKPK; encoded by the coding sequence ATGAACGAAATCTTGGACACAGGAGGAGCTTTAAGGACAGAAGCATATAAAAAACTGAAAGTATTCCTTGTTAACCCTGGGAAATTTTGTCTTATTATCCTTGGGGAAAGAGGAACTGGTAAACATTACGCTATTGAAAGTGTGTATAAAGATATTAGTCTAACTCATACAAAAGAAGATTGTACTGTTACATTAGAATTTTTATCTGCATCCAAAGTTCCTAGCAATGAAAAAGAAATAGATGACTTATTTAAAAAAAATGAAAACGGAATATTAGTAATTGAAGATGTAGAGCAGCTTACGGACGAAAAACAGGAATTACTTTTTGCAGCACTGTCAACAACTGACGGGAAATTCGGATTCAATGACAAGTTCAATATCCGGATAGTTTTTACTTCAGCTAAAGATGTAGATGCATTAAGGGAAGATAAAAATCAATTACAGGGTATTTTTTGGGATCGCATAAGTCAATTGGTAGTAGAGTTCCCATCATACAAAGATGAGGCCTACAATATACACAACGACTTTAAGTCAACTTGGATAAAAATGAAGTTTGATAAAATCCTCCGCTATAAACATTTTTCAGATTTGCCTAAAAACATTGCATTGAACAGATTTCTCGAAGAGTATGCTGATAAGTTTGACGGTGGATTTCGTGATTTAGACAAACTCACTTGTATGTATTTTAATTACCGGATTTTACGCTACGGGGCGATAAGAAAAATTACGGAGGAAATTGAAAAGAAAATTGTTCAAGATATTAAAAATGACTTTATAGGTAAATCACAATTACATAGTCATTCCGGTAATGATTTAAGTATATTTCAAATTAAGCCTGGTTATATAATGGATGACCTAATAGGTCAATTTAAAATTCAACTAAAAAAATGGGGTAAAAAAGAGTACGGAACAATATCACTAGCAGAAAAAAAACTAGGGTTAGGTCAGGGTACAATGAAAAATTGGACAGAGAAAAAGGTAACAAAGACACACAGAGCAATTTTTAACAAACCCAAGTAA
- a CDS encoding BUD32 family EKC/KEOPS complex subunit produces MALPKGDQYNEAVQNPRVSFADTELKTAKVETGMFDLPKPYSGGFTVTFKLQTPTTNYAVRCFTRDISDIQRRYQAISSFFASKPSRYFVEAKYLKDGIRVSGTFFPVIKMKWMEGEPLNFYLENNRNNKAKLQTLLSDFLNMVAELESFGIAHGDLQQGNIIVKNDRLFLIDYDGMYLPTLSGLKSNELGHPNFQHPQRSANHYSARIDRFSSIVIYLSLRALIAKPALWKYHNGENIILKSQDIADLNNSPAITELNSIAEIKPLVERFVGICHLDFDKVPSLNEFISGSFNYDKNKVGKIAVKNSQYDVLDAKMKGTILEHFGEKVEVIGYISNQYKGITRLGSSYYFLNVGSYPNQTFTLTVWSEGIAALSSAGKSPTSLVNKWVSAIGIITSYAERPQMIIDSASQIQILNNEQEAKDRLSLKKISPGIGSRNAKHKSVLEQIQERKKIQDKEAEVFNNIYKNIPATPTAQTSPTSKPKPTPPAQHTTKSQTNQPISQTSNKTTSTSTTENEGCSVGIVVAAIFGFIGAGITENVGGFIAGAIGGFILYSIFTTD; encoded by the coding sequence ATGGCTTTACCTAAAGGTGACCAATATAACGAAGCAGTACAAAATCCAAGAGTTTCATTTGCAGATACAGAATTGAAAACTGCAAAAGTAGAAACAGGTATGTTTGATCTTCCCAAACCTTATTCAGGAGGATTTACTGTTACATTCAAGCTTCAAACACCTACGACGAATTATGCTGTTCGCTGCTTTACTAGAGATATATCTGATATACAAAGACGATACCAAGCGATATCAAGTTTCTTTGCATCTAAGCCTTCAAGGTATTTTGTCGAAGCAAAATATTTGAAAGATGGCATAAGGGTGTCAGGGACGTTCTTTCCAGTCATTAAAATGAAGTGGATGGAGGGAGAGCCTTTAAATTTTTACCTAGAAAACAATCGTAACAATAAAGCCAAGTTGCAAACATTGCTCAGTGACTTCTTAAATATGGTTGCCGAGTTGGAAAGTTTTGGAATTGCACATGGTGACTTACAACAAGGCAATATCATCGTTAAAAACGATCGTTTATTTCTTATTGATTACGATGGAATGTATTTGCCAACATTAAGCGGTTTAAAATCAAATGAATTAGGACATCCAAATTTTCAACACCCCCAACGCTCAGCAAATCATTATAGCGCAAGAATTGACAGGTTTTCTTCAATTGTTATTTATTTAAGTTTAAGAGCATTAATTGCTAAACCAGCACTTTGGAAATATCATAATGGCGAAAATATAATCCTGAAAAGTCAGGACATTGCAGACTTAAACAATTCTCCTGCTATTACAGAACTTAATTCGATTGCGGAAATAAAACCATTGGTGGAACGTTTTGTTGGAATTTGTCATCTTGATTTTGATAAAGTCCCATCGTTAAATGAGTTTATTTCCGGCAGCTTTAATTATGATAAGAACAAGGTTGGTAAAATAGCAGTTAAAAATTCCCAATACGATGTCTTAGATGCTAAAATGAAAGGCACTATTTTGGAGCATTTCGGCGAAAAAGTAGAAGTTATAGGATATATATCGAATCAGTATAAAGGAATTACACGACTAGGTAGTTCATATTACTTTCTAAATGTAGGGAGCTACCCTAATCAAACATTTACACTAACAGTCTGGTCTGAAGGGATAGCCGCATTATCCTCTGCTGGCAAATCGCCTACCTCATTAGTTAATAAATGGGTATCTGCAATCGGAATAATAACAAGTTATGCGGAGCGACCTCAAATGATTATTGATTCGGCCTCACAAATTCAAATCCTAAACAATGAACAGGAAGCTAAAGATAGACTTAGCTTGAAAAAAATAAGTCCAGGTATCGGATCAAGAAATGCAAAACATAAATCTGTTCTTGAACAAATACAAGAAAGAAAGAAAATACAGGATAAAGAAGCTGAAGTTTTTAATAATATATATAAAAATATCCCGGCCACACCCACCGCACAAACTTCTCCTACATCAAAGCCAAAACCTACACCGCCAGCTCAGCACACGACAAAAAGTCAAACAAATCAACCAATATCACAAACATCAAACAAAACGACTTCAACTTCTACAACGGAAAATGAAGGCTGTTCTGTTGGAATTGTTGTTGCTGCTATTTTTGGTTTTATTGGAGCTGGTATTACTGAAAACGTTGGCGGTTTCATTGCAGGTGCAATAGGTGGCTTTATTTTATACTCAATCTTTACAACTGATTAA